In Sphingobacterium thalpophilum, a genomic segment contains:
- a CDS encoding ATP-binding protein: MQSLYFYWLLVCSFVGTAVFGQSLDYPSFRNISLGTNANTVHSFAQDSLGMLWLGSNNGLFNYDGYALQPLTGTKSPFQTFVYCIALIDNKHFALGTGQGVLLYNYQFDRFESFPAGGPGDVRSLLLVGDTLWIGSISGLYCYNTKTRKLIDYQNLFPKNKSKTAVYALEKVGDRILIGTYNGLFELNPSKKDIVPLPLPDYRPGSNQFVNSIFSIPESASTYVGTEYGLYRYNTKSYTLQKTPVLQNHPIKAMASKDSNTLLVGTDDGLFTYQLDQQLVKRIKHDSRNRNSLANNIVWSIFKDRSENIWLGTDLGFSLWSNRKVEKILPIYQLTASSDGNRFYKINKDRNGWYWLGGDNGLIRVRGLDDKNTESSWYRMDAKTYRLAHNRIRDIFEDHTGLVWIASDGGVNVFDAHTKQFKTFTIVDASGRRNAKWSYDILQDGQDNLWVASYMGGIFFVNRSRLLEATGPVIASRNFSKADGLLEDFANQIVDNGRGKILALFYNKGISSIDVATGKITELKDSAGHALDQATFMLKDGQHTVWVGEHGELRRIAPDGKNTLVRFDPVGKGEVTAMAEVKENIWLATSTGVWQVNKQSLKTELLRYGQRISSMYYDKEREEVVLGGIDELVLLPAQNEQADLDGSKKIVLTAMYVNNERFGNYDYGLRYKNEIALAHDQNNLRLEFSDLDYGNYLGYRLAYAFKGKNETWIPMERGDNKVLLSNLSSGNYDLQLAKVDVAGHVVSKIYTYHIQIRYPWYASYWAKTAYALIVIFLLFWVVNFFRVRSTLKWERRERRKVLELTKMKMDFLTAVSHELKTPLSLILAPVSQMMRQTKNSDKKKQLDGVHRNALKISHLIQELMTFDQVEQQQTPLQGLLTSQVDLVAYSRQIITDWQQVPEYSTVHIDFVADVESFFIQTDVAKLGSILNNLIANACKYNRPEGGVELRLKVIGPDVKLVVRDTGIGIAPEDLPYVFSKFYRSSLKEVSAVQGTGVGLYLVKSYCEQLGWSVDIASDQKGTAVTLSWKHDHVNDKDATDSISVGAKRKLLIVEDNAELADFLRNAMQSHYDCRIVSDGSEGFRLIDGHSFVPDIILTDAMMPNMGGIEMVKKLRQNIVTATIPIILLTAQDDELIRREWVAVGIDAYMAKPFDLDLLQIQLLQLLDRKDKIVAQLRIDEISKPTEAIAVNSPDEKFLTNVTQLIEENLDDSEFSVQRLSELTDVAARQLYRKIKQLTGYTPVEYIRSIRIKKAALLLQQKKFTVSEVMYMVGFSNASYFSKCFQSEFGMSPKVYMEGYL; encoded by the coding sequence ATGCAATCTCTTTATTTCTATTGGTTACTTGTCTGTTCCTTCGTGGGTACGGCTGTTTTCGGGCAATCGCTGGATTATCCCTCTTTTCGCAATATTTCCTTGGGAACGAATGCAAATACAGTCCACTCTTTTGCACAGGATAGCTTGGGGATGCTTTGGCTGGGAAGTAACAATGGGTTATTTAATTATGATGGCTATGCGCTGCAGCCGCTCACGGGGACCAAATCTCCTTTTCAGACTTTCGTTTACTGCATTGCACTGATCGATAATAAACATTTCGCATTGGGGACAGGGCAGGGGGTGCTGCTCTATAACTATCAGTTCGACCGATTTGAATCTTTTCCGGCAGGGGGACCTGGAGATGTCAGGTCTTTGCTCCTTGTTGGCGATACCTTGTGGATCGGTTCAATAAGTGGTTTGTATTGCTATAATACCAAGACACGTAAACTTATCGATTATCAGAATTTATTTCCAAAGAACAAATCAAAAACCGCCGTGTATGCACTGGAAAAGGTGGGCGATAGAATCTTAATCGGTACATATAATGGACTTTTTGAATTAAATCCATCGAAAAAAGATATTGTGCCTCTACCGCTCCCAGATTATAGGCCGGGTAGTAATCAATTTGTGAATTCTATATTCTCTATTCCGGAATCGGCAAGTACCTATGTGGGGACAGAATACGGCCTGTATCGCTATAATACGAAGAGCTATACGCTTCAGAAGACTCCGGTACTACAAAACCATCCCATCAAAGCGATGGCTTCCAAAGATTCCAACACCTTGCTTGTCGGTACGGATGATGGTCTTTTTACGTATCAGCTGGATCAGCAGTTGGTCAAACGGATCAAACATGATTCCCGCAATAGAAACTCGCTGGCCAATAACATCGTGTGGAGTATCTTTAAGGATCGGTCGGAAAATATCTGGCTGGGTACCGATCTGGGATTTTCCTTATGGTCTAACCGCAAGGTGGAAAAAATACTGCCGATCTATCAATTGACAGCGAGCAGCGATGGCAACCGTTTTTATAAAATTAACAAGGATCGCAATGGCTGGTATTGGTTGGGAGGCGATAATGGTTTAATCCGTGTACGTGGGCTGGACGACAAGAATACGGAAAGCAGCTGGTACCGTATGGATGCCAAGACCTATCGTCTGGCACACAACCGTATCCGGGATATATTTGAGGATCATACGGGATTGGTGTGGATAGCCTCAGACGGTGGCGTCAATGTGTTTGATGCACATACGAAACAGTTTAAAACCTTTACAATTGTCGATGCCAGTGGAAGACGAAATGCGAAATGGTCGTACGACATCTTGCAAGATGGACAGGATAATCTCTGGGTGGCCTCCTATATGGGGGGAATATTTTTCGTCAACCGAAGCCGTTTATTGGAGGCGACGGGCCCGGTCATAGCAAGCCGTAATTTCAGTAAAGCTGACGGTCTTCTGGAAGATTTTGCCAATCAGATCGTTGACAATGGAAGGGGGAAGATCTTAGCGCTGTTCTATAATAAGGGGATCAGTAGCATTGATGTGGCCACAGGGAAAATAACGGAGCTCAAAGACAGCGCTGGGCATGCATTGGATCAGGCGACCTTTATGCTGAAGGATGGACAGCATACGGTGTGGGTAGGGGAACATGGCGAATTGAGGCGTATTGCTCCGGACGGGAAAAATACATTGGTTCGTTTTGATCCTGTTGGTAAAGGAGAAGTAACTGCCATGGCCGAGGTCAAAGAAAACATCTGGCTGGCAACGAGTACTGGAGTGTGGCAGGTTAATAAGCAGAGTTTAAAAACGGAACTATTAAGATACGGGCAAAGGATATCCTCGATGTATTACGATAAAGAGCGGGAGGAAGTGGTGCTGGGCGGAATTGATGAGCTGGTCCTGTTGCCCGCGCAAAATGAGCAAGCGGATCTGGATGGTTCCAAAAAGATTGTGCTCACCGCAATGTATGTCAATAATGAACGTTTCGGTAATTACGACTATGGTTTACGGTATAAAAACGAGATTGCTTTGGCGCATGATCAGAATAACCTTCGGCTTGAATTTTCCGATTTGGATTATGGAAATTATTTAGGCTATCGCCTAGCTTATGCTTTTAAAGGAAAAAATGAAACCTGGATTCCGATGGAACGGGGTGATAACAAAGTGCTCCTGTCCAACTTAAGTTCGGGTAACTACGACCTTCAGTTGGCTAAAGTGGATGTCGCCGGTCATGTTGTGTCGAAGATTTATACCTACCATATTCAGATCCGTTATCCATGGTACGCAAGCTATTGGGCCAAAACTGCTTACGCCCTCATTGTTATTTTCCTGCTATTTTGGGTCGTCAATTTTTTCAGGGTTCGCAGTACGCTAAAATGGGAAAGGCGCGAACGGAGGAAGGTACTTGAGCTCACAAAGATGAAAATGGACTTCCTGACAGCTGTGTCGCATGAGCTTAAAACCCCGCTAAGTCTGATTTTGGCTCCTGTCAGCCAAATGATGCGGCAGACAAAAAACAGTGACAAAAAGAAGCAGTTGGACGGTGTTCATCGAAATGCCTTAAAAATAAGCCATCTCATTCAGGAATTAATGACTTTTGATCAGGTCGAGCAGCAGCAGACGCCCTTGCAGGGCTTGCTTACCTCTCAGGTGGATCTGGTCGCTTATAGCAGGCAAATTATCACTGACTGGCAGCAGGTACCTGAGTACAGTACCGTCCATATTGACTTTGTTGCCGATGTAGAGAGCTTTTTTATACAGACCGATGTAGCCAAATTGGGGTCGATTCTCAACAACCTCATTGCTAATGCCTGTAAGTATAATCGTCCGGAGGGTGGCGTGGAACTGCGGCTGAAAGTAATTGGTCCGGATGTCAAGCTTGTCGTTCGGGATACGGGAATTGGTATAGCACCTGAAGACCTACCTTATGTCTTCAGCAAATTCTATCGTTCTTCCCTGAAAGAAGTGAGTGCTGTACAGGGCACGGGCGTTGGTCTGTACCTGGTCAAAAGTTATTGTGAGCAGTTGGGCTGGAGCGTTGATATAGCGAGCGATCAAAAGGGCACAGCCGTAACGCTTAGTTGGAAACATGACCATGTAAACGATAAGGATGCGACCGATAGCATATCGGTAGGGGCTAAACGAAAGCTACTGATCGTCGAAGATAATGCCGAACTCGCTGATTTTTTACGAAATGCCATGCAGTCGCATTACGATTGCCGCATTGTGAGTGATGGTAGCGAGGGCTTTCGCTTGATCGACGGACATAGTTTTGTGCCCGACATTATTCTCACGGATGCTATGATGCCCAATATGGGGGGAATTGAAATGGTGAAAAAACTACGACAAAATATCGTGACGGCAACTATTCCGATCATTTTGCTGACAGCACAAGACGATGAGCTGATCAGACGCGAGTGGGTTGCCGTCGGCATAGATGCTTATATGGCGAAACCTTTTGATCTGGACTTGCTCCAGATACAGCTATTGCAGCTCTTGGATAGGAAAGATAAGATTGTCGCTCAGTTGCGTATCGACGAAATCAGTAAACCCACAGAAGCAATAGCTGTAAATTCACCGGATGAAAAATTCCTGACCAATGTGACACAGCTGATCGAAGAAAATTTGGACGATTCGGAATTTTCGGTACAGCGGCTCAGTGAGCTCACGGATGTCGCCGCCAGACAACTCTATCGTAAAATTAAGCAACTAACAGGCTATACACCGGTGGAGTATATACGCAGCATTCGTATCAAAAAAGCAGCGCTGTTATTACAGCAAAAAAAGTTTACAGTTTCCGAGGTGATGTATATGGTCGGATTCTCCAATGCTTCTTATTTCTCAAAATGCTTTCAATCGGAATTTGGGATGTCACCAAAGGTGTATATGGAGGGTTATTTGTAA
- a CDS encoding SDR family oxidoreductase — translation MKTLEDKIILITGGSAGIGLECVKAYVKAGAKVAFIGLDQGSVDATAELIGAPHIGICADVTQAREVDLAIQKTVAVFGRLDAIHNNAGLASPAKPLHETTDDEWTRLLETNMKSVLLTTRYGYPHLKESAGCILNTSSLVGDIGQENHAAYAATKGAINALTKSMAIDYAPVGIRLNSVMPAAVMTPMLNKWTLEQAHPTQVFDFLKDIHLLGYCPEGDVIADACVFLLSNRARFITGVNLPVSGGAELGYRRNV, via the coding sequence GTGAAAACCTTAGAAGATAAAATAATATTGATTACAGGGGGAAGTGCTGGGATCGGTTTGGAATGTGTAAAAGCCTATGTCAAAGCAGGGGCAAAGGTTGCTTTTATTGGTCTCGATCAGGGATCGGTAGATGCTACAGCCGAACTGATCGGTGCGCCACATATCGGTATCTGTGCGGATGTTACGCAAGCCCGCGAAGTTGATTTGGCCATCCAAAAGACTGTTGCTGTTTTTGGGCGGCTGGATGCAATCCATAACAATGCTGGTCTGGCAAGCCCAGCAAAGCCTTTGCATGAAACTACGGACGATGAATGGACAAGATTGCTGGAAACCAACATGAAAAGTGTTCTTCTGACTACACGGTATGGCTATCCTCATTTAAAGGAATCTGCTGGTTGTATTCTAAATACGAGCAGTTTAGTAGGGGATATTGGACAGGAGAACCATGCGGCATATGCTGCCACAAAGGGTGCTATCAACGCGTTGACAAAATCTATGGCGATAGATTATGCACCTGTCGGTATACGTCTCAATTCGGTTATGCCTGCAGCTGTTATGACACCCATGCTCAACAAATGGACACTGGAGCAAGCACATCCAACACAGGTTTTTGACTTTTTGAAAGATATTCATTTGCTGGGATACTGTCCTGAGGGCGATGTCATTGCCGATGCCTGTGTGTTTCTACTGTCAAACCGCGCACGCTTTATCACAGGGGTGAATCTACCTGTAAGTGGTGGTGCTGAATTGGGGTATCGCAGAAATGTATGA
- a CDS encoding DUF6266 family protein — MAIIKNGVNGTVSGKAGSVVFVSTKTGNYVRSLPSVKKREPTPEQLLSRKRFKIVRSHISQLKPIINMGYKAYSYPKRAYDVAMSYNLNEALIREEDGFVIDWPKFKIAKGSPNPITSYTMDFDQENQVLQVTWEFDAYLEEKFDTGSYDSFLILYNAADNGGEYPIVTNELKSSLMSGKQNVEIPKHRKEATYEVYIFFIESYGGGNTDSLHLGTLKV, encoded by the coding sequence ATGGCAATCATCAAAAATGGTGTAAATGGAACTGTTTCCGGGAAAGCAGGTTCTGTTGTATTTGTGTCGACTAAAACGGGAAATTATGTACGATCTCTCCCTAGCGTTAAAAAACGGGAGCCGACTCCTGAGCAATTGCTGAGTAGAAAACGCTTCAAAATTGTGAGGTCACATATTAGCCAATTAAAACCGATCATCAATATGGGGTATAAAGCGTACAGCTATCCTAAACGGGCATACGATGTCGCGATGTCTTATAATTTGAACGAAGCACTTATCCGGGAAGAAGACGGTTTTGTGATTGATTGGCCGAAATTTAAGATTGCCAAAGGAAGCCCCAATCCCATTACTTCCTACACAATGGATTTCGATCAAGAAAATCAAGTGCTTCAGGTCACCTGGGAATTTGATGCCTATCTGGAGGAAAAGTTTGACACGGGATCTTATGATTCGTTCTTAATCCTATATAATGCAGCGGATAACGGAGGTGAATATCCAATTGTGACAAACGAGTTGAAAAGCAGCTTAATGTCTGGCAAACAAAATGTTGAAATTCCAAAACATAGAAAGGAAGCGACCTATGAGGTATATATCTTTTTTATCGAGAGTTATGGTGGAGGTAATACAGACAGCCTGCACTTGGGTACGCTAAAGGTTTGA
- a CDS encoding alpha-hydroxy acid oxidase, with translation MSQKFIYNTRYPSVEDLKIKAKKRIPRFAFDYLTGGANEELNLARNENDFDNILLKPQYLLASEEIDLSVELFGRRYSAPFGVSPIGLQGLMWPNAPEILAKAAAKNDIPYILSTVSTSSIERIAEVSDGKAWFQLYHPTENRLLDDIIKRLEAVECPVLVVLVDVPAFGLRYREIKSGLSMPPKMSIANILQTFACPTWGIETLKHGIPSFATLKPYMEKGLDLAQLGQFMNRTFTGKVDVEKIKAIRDLWKGPLVLKGIATDEDMQAAIALGVDGVIVSNHGGRQLDASESSINSLIHLASNPEYKKKIKIMLDGGIRSGVDLARAHAVGSDFNFMGRPFMYGVGALGNEGGEHTINMFKTHLFQVMKQLSLSKIEDFPKRLQAVL, from the coding sequence ATGAGCCAGAAATTTATATATAATACACGTTATCCTTCTGTTGAAGATCTAAAGATTAAAGCGAAGAAAAGGATTCCCCGATTTGCATTTGATTATCTGACCGGAGGAGCAAATGAAGAATTGAACCTTGCCAGAAATGAGAATGATTTTGATAATATTCTGTTGAAGCCGCAATATCTGCTTGCGAGTGAAGAAATAGACTTATCTGTAGAATTATTCGGTCGTCGTTACAGTGCACCTTTTGGTGTCTCGCCTATTGGACTTCAGGGATTGATGTGGCCGAATGCGCCGGAAATTCTTGCGAAAGCGGCAGCAAAAAATGATATTCCCTATATTTTGAGTACAGTATCAACAAGTAGTATTGAACGTATTGCCGAGGTATCTGATGGGAAAGCCTGGTTTCAGCTCTATCATCCTACGGAAAACAGGTTGCTTGATGATATTATTAAACGTCTGGAGGCTGTTGAATGTCCCGTATTGGTGGTTCTGGTGGATGTACCTGCTTTTGGACTACGTTATCGTGAAATAAAAAGCGGATTGTCTATGCCGCCTAAAATGAGTATCGCCAATATCTTACAAACCTTTGCCTGCCCGACTTGGGGGATAGAAACATTAAAGCATGGAATTCCTTCTTTTGCAACATTGAAGCCTTACATGGAAAAGGGACTTGATTTAGCGCAGCTGGGACAGTTTATGAACAGAACATTTACAGGTAAAGTTGATGTTGAGAAAATTAAAGCTATTCGGGATCTTTGGAAAGGGCCCTTAGTGCTTAAAGGGATTGCCACCGATGAAGATATGCAGGCTGCCATCGCATTGGGTGTTGATGGAGTCATTGTATCAAATCATGGTGGACGACAGCTCGATGCAAGTGAATCTTCGATCAATTCATTGATCCACTTGGCGAGCAACCCAGAATATAAAAAGAAGATAAAAATCATGTTAGATGGTGGTATTCGATCGGGGGTTGACCTTGCGCGCGCACATGCAGTTGGATCAGATTTCAATTTTATGGGAAGACCATTTATGTATGGCGTTGGCGCATTGGGCAATGAAGGTGGGGAGCATACAATCAATATGTTTAAGACGCATTTGTTTCAAGTTATGAAGCAATTGAGTCTTTCAAAGATTGAAGATTTTCCAAAACGTCTGCAGGCTGTCCTTTAA
- a CDS encoding IS1595 family transposase yields MVGNKEKELSLFDFQSQFSSDADCLAYLSALKWQDGYKCKKCGYGSFCKGIKEHDRQCNRCRYLESPTAGTLFHKVKFPLVKAFYAVYFISTNKKGIASTELGRKLGIKQKVAWLFKRKEMKAMESSGKFPLRGVVEVDETFVGGQDENSKGRKKGKKKLVVVAIEKKGNGVSRFYAKVIDKADAINLGSFMKQNIEPQAKVTTDKWTGYKPILKDFENMERVKSGKKGENFPELHRVIMTFKSWLRGMYHHVGDLQEYINEYTYRFNRSFMKGNIFDNLVYRMICHKPEQYNMIIA; encoded by the coding sequence ATGGTAGGCAATAAAGAAAAAGAGTTGAGTTTGTTCGATTTTCAGTCGCAATTTAGCAGTGATGCTGATTGTTTAGCTTATTTATCGGCTTTGAAATGGCAAGATGGTTACAAATGTAAGAAATGTGGTTACGGGAGTTTTTGCAAGGGAATAAAAGAGCATGACCGTCAGTGCAATCGCTGCCGTTATTTGGAATCTCCTACAGCAGGCACCCTATTCCATAAGGTTAAGTTTCCTTTAGTTAAAGCCTTTTACGCAGTATACTTCATAAGTACAAACAAAAAGGGTATTGCCAGTACCGAGCTTGGCAGGAAGTTAGGGATCAAGCAAAAAGTAGCATGGTTATTCAAACGCAAAGAGATGAAAGCGATGGAGAGCAGCGGTAAATTTCCTTTGCGTGGAGTTGTGGAAGTTGACGAAACATTTGTTGGCGGTCAGGATGAAAATTCCAAAGGACGTAAAAAAGGAAAGAAGAAGCTTGTGGTGGTTGCTATAGAAAAGAAAGGCAACGGAGTTTCGCGCTTTTACGCCAAGGTGATAGACAAAGCCGATGCGATCAACTTAGGTAGCTTCATGAAGCAAAACATAGAGCCACAGGCTAAGGTGACCACCGACAAATGGACAGGTTATAAGCCGATATTGAAAGATTTCGAAAATATGGAGCGTGTCAAATCTGGTAAGAAAGGTGAGAACTTCCCAGAACTACACAGGGTTATCATGACCTTTAAAAGCTGGTTGAGAGGAATGTACCATCACGTTGGAGATCTACAGGAATATATTAATGAATATACCTATCGATTCAACAGAAGTTTTATGAAAGGGAATATTTTTGACAACCTAGTATATCGGATGATCTGCCATAAACCAGAACAATATAATATGATTATTGCTTAA
- a CDS encoding SusC/RagA family TonB-linked outer membrane protein codes for MKGFAFKTSLLGLSLLSCLGETQLYAATKGESKWIRSMQQQDVRGVVRNEQGQVMAGVTVLVAGTTVGTSTASDGSYRISLPKGKSQLLFSVVGYSSQTLTVVGGTSVDVSMVPAGNVLEELVIVGYGSTTKKDLTGAVNTVGSKDFNSGLVGSPEQLINGKTAGVQVMSNSGSPSSGSTIRIRGGASLSASNDPLIVLDGVPLETGGISGNSGNFLSLINPNDIESMTVLKDASSTAIYGSRASNGVLLITTKKGKGDALRLSFSSIVSMQQAMGVADMMSRDEFASLINTKGSTAQKALLGNASTDWLSEVFQDAIGTDNNLSLQGKIGKTLPFRTSVGYYNQQGTLRTDKTERVTGALVLNPTFFNKHLTVNLNVKGAHNNNGFANTDAIWSAVAFNPTQPIYSGADAYGGYYESLDNAGLPATGANLNPLGLLKQEKHRSTVNRAVGNLDLDYKFHLLPELKAHVTLGYDYAKGNGSNLIPASAANNFTIGGAFDRYEQTLKNKLFTGYLNYNKFFPEIKSTIDVTAGHDYQYWSARRPPIVYYNEAGDIRSTAIASDERHTLISWYGRINYNYDSRYLLTATVRMDGTSRFSPENRWGTFPSVALAWRLSQESFMKGISFLDDLKLRASYGVTGQQEGIGNYEYLPVYNLGTAYAQYRFGDQYHLVYRPSVYNRDLRWETTKAFNYGLDFAFWKNRLSGAIDYYTRKTHDLLANVPVAAGTNFDQNATINVGNVESSGFEFQLNTVPIQKDNLRWEVNFNATNQHTKVTNIALVQDANAVGTYVGPNVSGRGIQILTTGHQPYMFYVYKQLYNEAGKPLEGVYADLNGDGAINEKDLYRYQSPAAKWLFGFNTQLTYKKWTAATTLRANLGNYVFNNTKMNLSAWETVQYVDASINNLHRDYLNTQFQTRQYYSDYYVENASFLRMENLSVNYNFGQVGKISNLRVGAVAQNVFIVSKYSGMDPEVPSGFDSSFYPRSRTFSLSLNMDF; via the coding sequence ATGAAGGGTTTTGCATTTAAAACAAGTTTATTGGGCTTGTCCTTGCTATCCTGTCTTGGGGAAACGCAGCTTTATGCTGCAACGAAAGGGGAAAGCAAGTGGATCAGGTCGATGCAACAACAGGATGTCCGTGGAGTGGTCCGCAACGAGCAAGGGCAGGTGATGGCAGGTGTTACAGTATTGGTGGCCGGAACTACGGTGGGCACTTCAACAGCGAGTGATGGCTCGTACCGTATCTCATTGCCCAAGGGTAAATCCCAACTTCTATTTTCTGTTGTAGGCTACAGTAGCCAAACCTTGACGGTGGTAGGGGGAACATCCGTGGATGTCAGTATGGTGCCTGCGGGAAATGTGCTGGAAGAGCTCGTCATCGTAGGTTACGGTAGCACAACAAAAAAGGATCTAACCGGTGCCGTAAATACGGTTGGAAGCAAGGATTTTAACAGTGGACTTGTCGGCTCTCCCGAACAGCTGATCAATGGAAAAACAGCTGGTGTGCAGGTGATGTCCAACAGCGGTTCTCCTTCTTCCGGGAGTACGATACGTATCCGTGGGGGAGCCTCCTTGAGTGCCAGCAACGATCCATTGATCGTATTGGATGGGGTACCGCTAGAGACTGGTGGTATTAGTGGCAATAGTGGCAATTTTCTAAGTCTGATCAACCCGAATGATATCGAAAGCATGACGGTGCTCAAAGATGCGTCATCGACAGCAATATATGGATCCCGAGCATCAAACGGGGTATTATTGATAACAACAAAGAAGGGTAAAGGAGATGCTTTACGGCTTTCTTTCTCTTCAATCGTGTCCATGCAGCAGGCTATGGGAGTGGCTGATATGATGTCGCGCGATGAATTTGCCTCGCTCATCAATACCAAAGGGAGCACTGCCCAAAAGGCATTATTGGGCAATGCCTCAACAGATTGGCTGTCTGAGGTTTTTCAGGATGCCATCGGGACGGATAATAACTTAAGTCTACAGGGAAAGATCGGTAAAACCTTGCCTTTTCGTACATCGGTGGGCTATTATAATCAGCAAGGGACTTTGCGTACCGACAAAACGGAGCGCGTGACGGGCGCTTTGGTATTAAATCCCACTTTTTTTAATAAACACCTGACCGTAAATTTAAATGTTAAAGGTGCCCATAACAACAACGGTTTTGCCAATACCGACGCGATATGGTCTGCTGTAGCGTTTAATCCTACGCAACCGATTTATTCTGGGGCAGATGCGTATGGTGGCTATTACGAGAGTTTGGATAATGCCGGTCTTCCGGCAACAGGTGCAAACCTCAATCCACTGGGATTGCTCAAGCAGGAAAAACACCGTAGTACAGTCAATAGAGCCGTGGGTAACCTTGACCTCGATTATAAATTCCATCTGCTGCCTGAATTGAAAGCGCACGTAACACTCGGATATGACTATGCCAAAGGGAATGGATCGAATCTTATTCCGGCAAGTGCGGCCAATAATTTTACGATCGGAGGCGCTTTTGACCGTTATGAACAGACGCTTAAAAATAAATTGTTTACAGGCTATCTAAACTATAATAAGTTCTTCCCGGAAATTAAAAGTACAATTGACGTGACAGCAGGCCACGATTATCAATATTGGAGTGCCCGACGGCCACCTATCGTATACTATAACGAAGCTGGTGATATACGCTCGACTGCTATTGCATCTGACGAAAGACATACCCTGATTTCCTGGTACGGACGGATCAACTACAATTACGATAGCCGTTATTTATTAACCGCTACGGTCCGTATGGATGGAACTTCCCGATTCAGCCCCGAAAATCGTTGGGGAACATTTCCGTCAGTCGCCTTGGCCTGGCGTCTTTCGCAGGAGTCTTTCATGAAAGGAATCTCTTTCCTGGACGATCTAAAGCTCCGTGCGAGTTACGGTGTTACAGGGCAGCAGGAAGGAATCGGAAATTACGAATATTTGCCGGTATACAATTTGGGAACAGCCTATGCACAGTATCGTTTCGGCGATCAGTACCATCTGGTGTATAGACCATCGGTTTACAATAGGGACTTACGCTGGGAAACGACCAAAGCATTTAACTACGGCCTGGATTTCGCTTTCTGGAAAAACAGGCTGTCTGGTGCAATTGACTATTACACAAGAAAAACACATGATCTATTGGCCAATGTGCCTGTAGCCGCAGGAACCAATTTTGATCAGAACGCGACTATCAACGTAGGTAATGTCGAAAGTAGTGGCTTCGAATTTCAACTGAATACCGTACCCATACAAAAGGATAATTTGCGCTGGGAAGTCAATTTCAATGCGACTAATCAGCATACAAAAGTAACCAATATAGCTTTGGTGCAGGATGCCAATGCCGTGGGAACTTATGTGGGACCGAATGTCAGTGGCCGTGGTATACAGATTCTGACAACGGGGCATCAGCCTTACATGTTTTATGTCTACAAACAGTTGTACAATGAGGCTGGCAAGCCGCTAGAAGGTGTATATGCGGATCTGAATGGTGATGGAGCGATCAACGAAAAAGACTTATACCGCTATCAATCGCCCGCGGCAAAATGGCTCTTTGGTTTCAATACGCAGTTAACTTACAAAAAATGGACAGCAGCAACGACACTACGCGCAAATTTGGGTAACTACGTATTCAATAATACCAAAATGAATCTTAGTGCTTGGGAAACAGTTCAATATGTGGATGCGTCGATCAACAACTTACATCGGGATTACTTGAATACCCAATTCCAGACCAGACAGTATTATTCGGATTATTACGTCGAAAATGCTTCCTTCCTTCGGATGGAAAACCTGTCGGTGAACTATAATTTTGGTCAGGTGGGTAAGATCTCCAATCTACGTGTGGGTGCGGTAGCTCAGAATGTTTTTATTGTGAGCAAATATAGCGGCATGGACCCTGAGGTTCCGAGTGGCTTCGACAGTTCGTTCTACCCACGCTCAAGAACTTTCTCCTTGAGTCTCAATATGGATTTTTAA